The sequence TGAAAACGGAAAATTCAACGATGTAGGTCAAATATTTACAGATTTGTTTTACTGAAATAAAAAACGAGgcattaaaaatacatttgtacACTTAATCATAAGGCTAAAATCTCCACCAAATCCGATGCACCTCCCCTCTCGGAGATTGAAGGAAACCATTGCTTGGCTTTGGACCACAAAATCCTCGCGCCGTTTTTATTGGTGCGTTCTTGTCGGAGTAGCGGACTGCGTGATTCAGCCTGCTTACACTCCCCGTCCGATCATTATTGCGGGCGCGCTCCGAGCACCAACAACGTTTCGGTTTAGGGATACTTCCTTCTGAAGCATGGGACTACTATTTATTTGGAGATGAGAATAATCGGATAATCAGTACTCGGAAAGTTATTTTAATGGAAAGAAAGTGCACAGGAGCAGGTATGCTTTATGTATTATTATCATGTTGAACTTATCGGGGAGCCCATGTCGATTTGTTTGAACATGCTTGCCTaatatagaatataatagaattgaTTGCCTACATTGTGTCTAATTGGTATTTGAGACAGTATATAGGCAAATGTAAAAGAGAAAAACAAGTATATGCTAAATAAAACAATTGTAGCCTATCAGGTTTAATTTTACATAAAAGTTAGTCGCCATTCAAGTCTAACCAAAATAGTCCTTTAGCGGCCCGGTGTCGGATGAAGGGGTCCATAATAACACTTGTCGAAATAGTTTTGTCCGCAAAAAAACAAGATATATTTTTCAAATAATTGCTCGATGTTAAATCCCATTTCATCCTGTTGTCAAATCCTATTTCTCTGGTGCTGAGGGCCTGTAATTCGATTCCCTTGGTGATAATCTAGTACTTTAGCCTGCTTGAGTTGAGGAAGTGATAGGCATCGAACGGTGATTCAGTACTatcaacacaccacacacgcactcTATTCTTATATTCTTCCCATTGATGCTAGCCATTGCATGTTGATATAAACATTGGTGGGCTCAGGGCAGAAACTTCTCATGGTGTAATATATTATTGGTTTTAAAAGCAGTCAAATGTGTCCTAGGAATGCTATTcaagcaacctggtctcagagcatttcgtattattcagTACATCAATCCGAACCacaccatttagtatgatatgttatgtcacgtatggtatgtattcatttgtggctGTCCATAACTCATTTCGTATATGTTTAaaattacaattcatattataTGTTATGAATTAGCAAAACGTACAATAGGTTACCAATTTTCAAAAacgtatatgttacgaattctagctttggtggctaacgttagctaggcagGGGTACGGGTTAaatttaggagttaggttaaagggattagggttaggggatgGATTAGCTAAAatagttaaggttagggaaaggggttagctaacatgttaaATAGTTCAAATGTAGTAAGTAGTTTATAAGTTTCTAATGACCTAATTAGcagctaaagttgtccgtgatgagattgaaacatgcaacctttgggttactagATGTGTTATACGTCTACGtctaaccataccaaacgtaacatatcatactatttcagtgtcctggatttacatgtactatgtctagtctatgacACCAGGCTGATTCAAGAGGACAGATACGTTTATACAGCAATTGACTCATTCTATATGAATTCAGTCACTTTCTGACTGTACCCTTTTTGATTTGAACAAATCCTTCCAAACATGTTTGCCCATGGGAGAAGTGGTCATAAATTAACTTTTTGGACTTGAACACCAAAACAAGATGAGGTGCTCGAAGTTCTTGCATACCCCACACTACCATGAGACATCCACGTTTTCATTACTGGAAATTATAAACGGTTTAGTTTGATATCTTTTGAAAGCTTAccaacagggttgtcaaactattttatAATTGACTGAAAATGTTTTGTAATAAACATTTATGCAAAAAAAagtgtaaactcagatttttcacatatgctatatatacaaaagcatttggacaccccttcaaaatagTGTATTTgactatttcagtcacacccgttgctgacaggtgtataaaatcgagcacacagccatgcaatctccatttgCAAACATTAGCGGTAGAATGGCCTTTACTGAAGAgctagctcagtgactttcaaagtggcactatcataggatgccacctgtcCAACAAATCAGTTAGtcagatttctgccctgctagagctgccacggtcaactgtaagtgctattattgtgaagtggaaacgtctaggagcaacaacggttcagccgcgaagtggtaggccacacaagctcacagaacgggaccgccaagtggTGAAGCACGTAACACGTAAAAATGgtctctgttgcaacactcactaccgagttctaaACACAAGAACAGCTCGTCTGGAGCTTAATGAAACTGGTTTCCATGGCcgggcagccacacacaagcctaagatcaccattcaCGATGCCaatcgtcggctggagtggtgtattggactctggagcagtggaaaccccttctctgaatcacgcttcaccatctggcagtccaacggacaaatctgggttttggCAGATAgcaggagaatgctacctaccccaatacatattgacaactgtaaagtttggtggaggaggaataatggtctggggctgtttttcatggtttgggctaggccagTGAACGGaaatatttaatttttatttgatttgattgtatGTTTTAATATTCAATCTACCTGCTGTGAAACcgctcaacatttacattacattcagtcatcTAGCAGACACTCCCATCCAGAGTAACCCACAGGAGCAACCAGGGTCAAGTGCCCCACCCAGGGGCACATCAAACAGATCTCCCACCAAGTCAAATCGGGGAGCCGGACCAGCAACCTATTGGCCACCGGCCCAAGCTCCCAACAGCTAGGCCACCAATCATCCAAGATCCCCCAACAGTTCCCTAGAGCTTCCCCTCAACCCTCCGAGACCCTCTAGTCccaactgtaacgtttggtgggggaggaataatggtatggggctgtttttcattgttcgggCCATGCCTacacaaagcccagacctcaactccatgaaacacctttgggattaatttgaACGTCGACTCcgaaccaggcctaatcgcccaagaTCAGTGCCcaatctcactaatgctcttgtggctgaatggaagcaaatccgcacagcaatgttccaacatctagtggaaagccttcccagaagagtggaagctgttatagcagcaaagggggaaccaactccatattaatgcccatgattttggagcgagatgttcgacgagcaggtgtcaacatacactacatgaccaaaagtatgttagACCCTATTGTACATCATCTGAGGTGTTTGTGTTGGCTGAGACAGCATGTTCGTGAAGACACGGAGGGTGTTATTTCAATCAGAGAAACAGAATTCATAGAATGGAGTTATCCCTTCAGACCAATGCAATTTAGATGGTACACCATTGACATTTAATTGAAATTTGAACTTCTAATTACTACCAGAAAGATATCCACCCGCTGTCAAATGTCAATTTGAATGTAAATGTTTCAAAATTGACAGTTTCATTGAAGACTATGGATATTCCCACTCAAGTCAACATAATCTGATGTGTGGACCTACAACCATCTTTGTGGTACCATTTTAAAGTAGAAATGTACATTTTATTGACACTAGTACATTTATCAGCCAAAACATGACACCTATTCAAGAACACGCTGTGTCTCAACTGATGGTGGGTACAAACACCTCTGATGAAGCTTTTTGATAATTGATGTTAAAGGTTAAAGACATTATtataaaaatgtttgtttttttaattcAAGAAATTATCTAAttgtttgacaaccctgtttgtagGCTTTCAAATGATATCAAACTCATCCGTTTATCCTtttcagtgatgaagacatggatgtctaaTGGTAGGGTGCAGTGTGAAATATGAGCACCTTCATCTCCTAAAGGTTATGGCATTCAGGCCCTaaaagtcactttctgaccacttATACCATGGGAAAACATGTATGGAaggttttgttcaaatcaaaaggggtgcaGTCAGAAAGTCATTGATATCACATGGAACAACCCTATTCCTTAAACTTAAAATGGGTGGTAGAATGACTATTGATAATTGGAATGTTTCTCCTCCTCATAGATGGACCCTTGAGCCTTAACCTCACCGCTAGCCACCGGAGGCTGATCATCCCAAACTACATTTCCCACCAGCACTTCCCCCTCCTTGCCCATGTGGCCTATGGCTCATCATCACCAACATGGGATATGGGCAAGTCCTCCACCGATGCGGAAATGAGGAAGACCAGGTATACCTCAACGTGGGAGGTGTCCGGCACGAGGTGGCAGAGGAGACGCTGCTCCGCTTCCCCCACACACGCCTGGGCCGCCTGCTGCACTGCCGGAGTGAGGACGCCATCCTGGAGCTATGCGACGACTACAGTGCCACCGAGCGCGAGTACTACTTTGACCGCAATCCCCACATCTTCATCAGCGTGATCAACTTCTACCGCACAGGCCGCATCCACATCATGGAGGAGGTATGCGTCTTCTCCTTCAGCCAGGAGATTGAGTACTGGGGCATCCAGGAGCTTCACTTAGGGGATTGCTGCAGCAACTGGTTCCAGGAGCGCAAGGAGTACATTGAGGACCGCGACTGGGACGTCCAAAGTGACGACGTGCAGCCGCCCAGCTTGGACTCGTCCTTCGAAGAGCTCTCAGCCATGGACAAGGACCTTGAGAAGTTCAAGGGGGCATGGTGTGCCGAGGTGCGGAGCTACGTGTGGATTAGGCTAGAGGACCCCGGTCATTCGCTCTCATCCAAGATCATCGCTGTGGCCTCGCTGAGCGTTGTGCTCACCTCCATCGTGGCCATGTGCGTCCATAGCATGCCCGAGTTTCAGATCTTGGACGAGAACGAGAGACACATCGAGGACCCCGTACTGGCCATCCTGGAGGTGGTCTGCATCGTCTGCTTCTCGGCCGAGTTCATCATCCGATTGATCGTAGCCCCCTCCCCAAGGAAGTTCCTCAGCAACACCCTGAACATCATCGACGTGGCCTCCATCCTGCCCTTCTATATCACGCTGGCCTTTGAGACGGTGGATGATGAGAACAGCGAGGAGAACGAGAACCTTGAGAACGTGGGCAAGGTGGTGCAGGTCCTCCGGCTGATGCGCGTCTTCAGGATCCTAAAATTGGCCCGCCATTCGGTGGGTCTGCGTGCGCTTGGCGCTACTGTCCGCCATAGCTACCACGAGGTGGGCTTGCTTCTCCTCTTCTTATCTGTGGGCATCTCCATCTTCTCCGTGCTCATCTACTCagcagagaaagaggaggaggacactgAGCTGGGCACCATACCCATGGGCTGGTGGTGGGCCACCATCACCATGACCACCGTGGGCTATGGTGACACCTGCCCGGTTACGTTGCTGGGGAAGCTAGTGGCCACCCTGTGCATCCTCTGCGGCTTGCTGGTGGTTGCCTTGCCGATCACCATAATCTTTAACAAGTTTTCCAAGTACTACCAGAGGAACAAAGCCATTGAGGAGGGCCTGTGTCTGAGTCAAAAGGCGTCCGAGAGACATGACCTGGAGCTCCCTTACCATAACATCAGAGACCTCTACGCACAGAGTCTGGGCGTGTACCCCTTCATGGGTGGCCTCGCCTTCAAGAACAGTGAGAGTAGCGGTGGGGATGATACGGATGCCTCCAGCCTACAGGACATAGAGGAGGTGTGTGACACAGACACTCTGGACAATGGGGCAGCGAAATGAAGCTTGAGGCTTTAGAAAGCTCAATACACCTCAAAGGAGCCCTTTATGGTTCTCAGGATCAAGCTCTCCATCGTTAACTCTTAATATGTCTTCCTTTCATGGCTGACTCTAGACTTTCACAACACTGTGGCCATGGGATTTTTTCTATTCTGATAAATATATCCCTGAACTGAGAGGGCACAGATGACTGACTTGGATCCCCCTTATAAAGGTTTGAATGTAATTCATCTATTAGGTCAGATATTGCAACGTTGCATGCGTATGTTAAGGAATTTGCATTATATCGTACAGATTTATCCGCTCAAAAGTTCAGTAAAGGTTTGCATATGCAAAGAAAAACTAAATTGAtttgagaaaaaaagaaagagtgATCAGATTCCGGGTTCGATTGATGTTTCAATCTCTGCATGAATAAAAACACATAAGACAAGTCATCAATCATGGTAGTGGATCATTACTTTGAGACCACAGTTACTGTAGATAAAGAGACAGAAATGACCTCTCTCCAAAACCTCTCATGCTATAAGCACTGATGTACAGGTCATTTGATTAGAAAGTCATTGAGACATTGTCTTAGAAATATATGATGGCATGCTAGCTCCCTGGGTTAGGCCGTATGGACGTACTAATCAAATAAAATCAGACCTGCGAAAGCTGAATTATGTCTCTTTATTTTGACATCGATCGGAGCCTTTGCTTCATGCGTTTTAAGTCATTGATGGACTAGGAATGTACACAAATTAGTTGTGAAATACGTATTCCCTTTAAATTAGTGGTTACACTTAGCGGTACAGTAAATCAAACAATTTCGAACAAATCCACTTTGGGATTACATCAGAATAAAAGTCATAACAGTCGTAAAatcctgtaaaaaaaaaacattacccGTTCAACTCCTAGGCAGGGTTCTTGACTCCTTATACGTTTCTCTGGCTTCTTCTCACTGATTTCCTGTCATGTGTCATCTTCTCTGGAAGGATGAGCTGCTGTCCCAGTAGAACAGAAATGTGGGAAATGAGCCCAAACCACTGTAGGTTTTGGCACATTTACGTAGTAATCATTGTGGTGTTCTCCCGGCCATAAGAACAATGATATGGTGCAATGAGCAAGATAACTGATTTCCAGAAACAAAGGATTCTGTCAAGGTGTTAAGAAGCTCCTCTCCCTCAGTAGACATAGCTTTGCTGAAAATAATAATTAGGCAACATGTATTTATGTAATTAGCATGTTTTAGCTAAAGTCAATTTCAGACTTTttaaagtatgtgaacacctgcttgtcgaacatc is a genomic window of Oncorhynchus nerka isolate Pitt River linkage group LG24, Oner_Uvic_2.0, whole genome shotgun sequence containing:
- the LOC115107564 gene encoding potassium voltage-gated channel subfamily S member 3-like translates to MGYGQVLHRCGNEEDQVYLNVGGVRHEVAEETLLRFPHTRLGRLLHCRSEDAILELCDDYSATEREYYFDRNPHIFISVINFYRTGRIHIMEEVCVFSFSQEIEYWGIQELHLGDCCSNWFQERKEYIEDRDWDVQSDDVQPPSLDSSFEELSAMDKDLEKFKGAWCAEVRSYVWIRLEDPGHSLSSKIIAVASLSVVLTSIVAMCVHSMPEFQILDENERHIEDPVLAILEVVCIVCFSAEFIIRLIVAPSPRKFLSNTLNIIDVASILPFYITLAFETVDDENSEENENLENVGKVVQVLRLMRVFRILKLARHSVGLRALGATVRHSYHEVGLLLLFLSVGISIFSVLIYSAEKEEEDTELGTIPMGWWWATITMTTVGYGDTCPVTLLGKLVATLCILCGLLVVALPITIIFNKFSKYYQRNKAIEEGLCLSQKASERHDLELPYHNIRDLYAQSLGVYPFMGGLAFKNSESSGGDDTDASSLQDIEEVCDTDTLDNGAAK